Within the uncultured Draconibacterium sp. genome, the region CAATGGATTTATCGGCGTATGGAATTGATCCTAACCTGGGGCTTGTACTCATGGTTATTCCATTTATTGTAATATTGGTTATGGCTATTGTTCTTATAAAGGCTTTACACCGGCGAAAGGCCATAGATGTTGTAAACGGTGGACAGCCTTTCAGGTGGAAGCGGTTTTGGCTGGGTGTTGGCGTATGGGGAGCGATAATGTTACTGCTGTTCTTTGTGCAGTTGCTAATAAGCCCTGAAGAGTTTGAGTATCGTTTTGATCCGGCTGCTTTTATCTCCCTGATTTTTGTGGCTATTATTTTTATTCCCGTTCAGTCGGGCACCGAAGAATTTCTGTTTAGGGGATACTTGGCGCAGGGAGTTGCCGGGTGGACAAAGCGCGCGTGGGGGGCTATTCTTATTCCGTCGGTTTTGTTTGCCTTAATGCATGGAATGAATCCGGAAGTGAAAGAACACGGATTTTGGATGATGATGCCATCGTATTTTGTGTTTGGTTTGGCTTTCGCAATAACAGCGGTACTTGATGATGGGATTGAGCTGGCGATTGGTATACATGCAATTAATAATACCCTTTTGTCAATACTGGTAACCAGCAAAGAATCAGCTTTACAAACACCGGCATTATTCTTTCAGCGAGAGACAGACCCGGTAAGTGAATCGATAACTTTAGTCATTTCCTCGGTGATTATGCTGATAATATTTAAACTGATATTAAAGTGGGATTTTTCGAAAATATGGAAGAAGATAGAACCGCCTACAATTATAGATGAGGCTTAATCAAATAAAAAAACCTTCAGGAAAACTCCTGAAGGTTTTTTATATACGGAATGTATATCTACTTAGTTCTTTTCGATCCAGTGAGCGATCCAGTCGCCAACTGCCGATGTACTTTGCGCCTGTCCTTCAGCAATGTCTTCCGTAACAAAACCCTCTGCCATTGAAGCTGCAACAGCTTCACGAATAATTTTACCTTCTTCTTTCAGGTCGAAAGCATATTCGAACATCATTGCTGCTGAAAGAATGGTAGCAATCGGGTTGGCAATGTTTTTACCTGCTGCCTGTGGGTACGAACCGTGGATCGGCTCAAATACAGAGGTATGGATACCAACTGATGCAGAAGGCAATAGTCCAAGCGAACCGGTGATAACACTGGCTTCGTCGGTAAGGATATCGCCAAACATGTTTTCGGTAACCATTACATCGAAATTCTTTGGCCACTGAATAATTTGCATGGCAGCATTATCCACAAACATGTATTCAGTTTTGATGTCAGGGTAATTTGGAGCCATTTCCTGAGCTACTTCGCGCCACAAACGCGAGCTTTCCAGTACGTTGGCTTTGTCAACTACAGTTAGTTTTTTGTTACGTTTGGCAGCAAATTCGTATCCCAGTTTCAAAATACGCTCAACTTCTTCACGTGTGTAGATACAAGTATCGTAAGCTGTATTTCCTTCATCTTTGCGGCCTTTGTCACCAAAATACATTCCACCTGTTAATTCGCGGATGCAAACAAAATCAGCACCTTCAACCAACTCGCGGCGAAGTGGCGATTTGTGTAAC harbors:
- the leuB gene encoding 3-isopropylmalate dehydrogenase; the protein is MKLNIALLPGDGIGPEIVDQAMKAVKAVAQKFNHELEYEQALTGACAIDAVGDPYPEETHELCMKSDAVLFGAIGDPKFDNNPKAPVRPEQGLLAMRKKLGLYANIRPVETFESLLHKSPLRRELVEGADFVCIRELTGGMYFGDKGRKDEGNTAYDTCIYTREEVERILKLGYEFAAKRNKKLTVVDKANVLESSRLWREVAQEMAPNYPDIKTEYMFVDNAAMQIIQWPKNFDVMVTENMFGDILTDEASVITGSLGLLPSASVGIHTSVFEPIHGSYPQAAGKNIANPIATILSAAMMFEYAFDLKEEGKIIREAVAASMAEGFVTEDIAEGQAQSTSAVGDWIAHWIEKN
- a CDS encoding CPBP family intramembrane glutamic endopeptidase codes for the protein MKHLTRAFDGQNQWWKYLVVILVAWLVGQIVGGIPLIIVMGVSIARNGGEFTPAENPMDLSAYGIDPNLGLVLMVIPFIVILVMAIVLIKALHRRKAIDVVNGGQPFRWKRFWLGVGVWGAIMLLLFFVQLLISPEEFEYRFDPAAFISLIFVAIIFIPVQSGTEEFLFRGYLAQGVAGWTKRAWGAILIPSVLFALMHGMNPEVKEHGFWMMMPSYFVFGLAFAITAVLDDGIELAIGIHAINNTLLSILVTSKESALQTPALFFQRETDPVSESITLVISSVIMLIIFKLILKWDFSKIWKKIEPPTIIDEA